The following are from one region of the Senegalia massiliensis genome:
- a CDS encoding transposase: MIEELALKSKYDTSSRTKIKLTNDVKNEIENLILKNEKNKSLGRAKQLMKKIDIHEYLIEKSYDISYSTVCNYTKDTYDKKETFIRQEYQLGETVEFDWGEVKLEIGGKSLSLYMGLFTTANGSFHYSKLYHNQKTENFLDMHVEFFNFIEGNHKEVVYDNMKQAVKRFVGKTEKEATDHLISIALYYGFKYRFCNTRCGNEKGHVERGVEFIRRKAFPIKTDFNSLE, from the coding sequence TTGATAGAAGAGTTAGCTTTAAAATCTAAATATGATACAAGTAGTAGAACTAAAATTAAATTAACAAATGATGTTAAAAATGAGATTGAGAATCTAATCTTAAAAAATGAAAAGAATAAGTCGCTCGGTAGAGCTAAGCAATTAATGAAAAAAATAGATATTCATGAATATTTGATAGAAAAAAGTTATGATATTAGTTATTCTACTGTTTGTAATTACACCAAAGATACCTATGATAAAAAAGAAACTTTCATAAGACAAGAATATCAATTGGGAGAGACTGTAGAATTTGATTGGGGTGAAGTAAAACTTGAGATAGGTGGTAAATCTTTATCATTATATATGGGATTATTCACTACTGCTAATGGTTCTTTTCATTATTCAAAGCTTTACCATAATCAAAAAACAGAGAATTTTTTAGATATGCATGTGGAATTTTTTAATTTTATCGAGGGAAATCATAAAGAAGTTGTTTATGATAATATGAAACAAGCTGTTAAAAGATTTGTTGGTAAGACTGAAAAAGAAGCTACCGATCATTTAATATCTATTGCTTTGTATTATGGTTTTAAATATAGATTTTGCAATACAAGATGTGGAAATGAAAAAGGTCACGTTGAAAGAGGTGTTGAATTCATAAGAAGAAAAGCCTTTCCAATAAAAACTGATTTTAATTCTTTAGAATAA
- a CDS encoding YitT family protein, whose amino-acid sequence MELANKAKFKSRSKSDSNDLPHSLRLVSVILGGLLCAVAINGFFIPNNLLSGGASGIALMIHYLTELPTGLLVFLLNVPIFMVGFKVVDRDFLLYSFISMFSMSLLLNLTEDIGFYIEVNDLLLETILGGLLNGIGMGIMFRNKASQGGMDIIAAILKKKLNIDIGSALMGVNLLIIGLSSFLFGLKLAMYTLIGLYIGYKILDKVQEGLDTNQTVMLISSKPETVAKKIFNELGRGATFLNGEGAYTHDDKKVIYCTVTSTQIGKLKEIVTNIDKDAFINISQSKEVKGKGFRNVEF is encoded by the coding sequence GTGGAACTTGCTAACAAGGCAAAATTTAAATCACGTTCAAAAAGTGATTCAAATGATTTGCCTCATTCGTTGAGATTAGTGTCAGTAATTTTAGGAGGATTATTATGTGCTGTGGCAATTAATGGTTTTTTCATACCAAATAATTTGCTTAGTGGAGGAGCTAGTGGAATTGCTTTAATGATACATTATTTAACTGAGCTTCCTACAGGTCTATTAGTATTTTTGCTTAATGTACCAATTTTTATGGTAGGCTTTAAAGTAGTAGATAGAGATTTTTTACTTTATAGCTTTATATCAATGTTCTCCATGTCATTGTTACTAAACTTAACAGAAGATATTGGATTTTATATTGAAGTAAATGATTTACTACTAGAAACTATACTTGGTGGATTATTAAATGGAATAGGTATGGGTATAATGTTCAGAAACAAAGCTTCTCAAGGTGGAATGGATATTATAGCAGCTATATTGAAGAAGAAACTAAATATAGATATAGGCTCAGCACTAATGGGAGTAAATTTACTGATAATAGGATTGTCATCATTCCTATTTGGTTTAAAACTAGCAATGTACACATTAATAGGATTATATATAGGATATAAGATATTAGATAAAGTACAAGAAGGATTAGATACTAACCAAACTGTAATGCTCATATCATCTAAACCAGAAACAGTAGCAAAAAAAATATTCAATGAACTTGGAAGAGGAGCTACTTTTTTAAACGGTGAAGGAGCATATACACATGACGATAAAAAAGTAATTTATTGTACAGTAACTTCAACTCAAATAGGTAAATTAAAAGAAATAGTTACAAATATAGATAAAGATGCTTTCATCAATATATCGCAAAGCAAAGAAGTAAAAGGTAAAGGATTTAGAAATGTAGAATTTTAA
- a CDS encoding efflux RND transporter permease subunit: MTVFSNFVAKHRKIILLLATLLLLPSFYGVVKTEINYDILTYLPEDLDSVKGQNILNNTFKSASMGMLVIENMENKDVINVKGEIEKVKGVDSVTWIDDLLDISVPKDMLPSDIKNIFYSEDSTLLMINFQDKSSSDITQNAIEDIRGIIDDKSFLSGMSAVIKDTIDLADSQTPIYVGLAVILAILILILTLESTVIPFIILLSIGYAIVYNFGSNIFLGEISYITKSLAAVLQLGVTLDYSIFLLHRFQEESKKTDNKEIAMANSIAKTASSVVGSSLTTIAGFLSIAFMELTIGKDIGIVMAKGVVLGVLSVLTILPSLILVFDKPINRFNHKTLLPEFDKLSSLVTRKYKFFIIIGLILFLPALYGQLNNDVYYNLDESLPDDLDSIVALEKLKNNFNMTTTHMAIVSDEVPDYKVYKMIEEIKNVQGIENVLTYQNFIGPGIPENFIPKEAKSNFQKDGYKQLIINSKYKAATNEENIQIKEIDQIIKNYDQKAMLTGEGVLTKDLIDIADRDFKRVNLISYLAVFIIIMLIFVSLSIPLLLILVIMLAIFINMSVPFYLNNSIPFIASIVIGSIQLGATVDYAILLTSRFKEELGNNADKFKAMQISVRESSKSIITSGLTFFASTVGVAIISNMEFISSLSTMIARGALISTTVILFILPGLLLAAESIINKTTKNWSYNTKRKGSNVNEKQ; the protein is encoded by the coding sequence ATGACCGTTTTTAGTAATTTTGTAGCTAAACATCGTAAGATAATATTACTATTAGCTACATTATTATTACTACCTTCTTTTTATGGAGTTGTTAAAACAGAAATAAATTATGATATATTAACTTATTTACCAGAAGATCTAGATTCTGTAAAGGGACAAAATATATTAAATAATACTTTTAAAAGTGCATCCATGGGAATGTTAGTAATAGAAAATATGGAAAATAAAGATGTAATAAATGTAAAAGGCGAAATAGAAAAGGTAAAAGGAGTGGATTCAGTAACTTGGATAGATGATTTATTAGATATTAGTGTTCCTAAAGACATGCTCCCAAGTGATATTAAAAATATATTCTATAGTGAAGATTCAACATTACTTATGATTAATTTTCAAGATAAATCATCATCTGATATAACTCAAAATGCTATAGAAGATATAAGGGGTATTATAGATGATAAAAGTTTTTTAAGTGGTATGTCTGCTGTTATAAAAGATACAATAGATTTAGCTGATTCTCAAACACCAATATATGTTGGCTTAGCTGTAATACTAGCTATATTAATATTAATTTTAACTTTAGAATCAACTGTTATACCATTTATTATTTTACTTAGTATTGGTTATGCCATAGTATACAATTTTGGGAGTAATATATTTTTAGGTGAAATATCATACATTACTAAATCATTAGCTGCTGTATTACAACTGGGGGTAACATTGGATTATTCAATTTTTCTTCTTCATAGATTTCAAGAAGAATCAAAAAAGACTGATAATAAAGAAATCGCTATGGCAAATTCAATAGCTAAAACTGCTTCTTCTGTAGTAGGAAGTTCCTTAACTACTATTGCAGGATTTTTATCAATAGCTTTTATGGAATTAACTATTGGAAAGGATATTGGTATAGTAATGGCTAAAGGTGTAGTTTTAGGGGTTTTATCTGTATTAACTATACTTCCATCTCTAATACTTGTATTTGATAAACCTATAAATAGATTCAATCATAAAACCTTATTGCCAGAATTTGATAAACTATCAAGTCTAGTTACTAGGAAATATAAATTTTTTATTATAATAGGTTTAATTTTATTTTTGCCTGCTCTATACGGTCAATTAAATAATGATGTGTACTACAATTTAGATGAATCACTGCCAGATGATTTAGATTCAATAGTTGCTTTAGAAAAACTTAAAAATAATTTTAATATGACTACAACCCATATGGCAATAGTATCCGATGAGGTTCCTGACTATAAAGTATATAAAATGATTGAGGAAATAAAAAATGTACAAGGAATAGAAAATGTACTAACATATCAAAATTTTATTGGACCAGGTATACCGGAAAATTTTATTCCGAAAGAAGCTAAATCTAATTTTCAAAAAGATGGTTATAAACAATTAATCATAAACTCTAAATATAAAGCAGCGACTAATGAAGAAAATATTCAAATCAAGGAAATAGATCAAATAATTAAAAATTATGATCAAAAAGCTATGTTAACTGGAGAAGGTGTTTTAACAAAAGATTTAATTGATATTGCAGATAGAGATTTTAAAAGAGTTAATTTAATTTCTTACTTGGCAGTATTCATCATAATAATGTTAATATTTGTATCTCTTTCTATACCACTCTTACTTATATTAGTAATAATGCTAGCAATATTTATAAATATGAGTGTCCCATTCTACTTAAATAACTCTATACCATTCATTGCTAGTATAGTTATTGGATCTATACAGTTAGGTGCTACAGTTGATTATGCTATTTTATTAACTTCTAGGTTCAAAGAAGAATTAGGAAATAATGCAGATAAATTTAAAGCCATGCAAATATCAGTGAGAGAATCATCAAAATCTATTATTACCAGTGGATTAACTTTTTTTGCTTCCACAGTTGGTGTAGCAATTATATCAAATATGGAATTTATAAGTAGCTTATCAACTATGATTGCAAGGGGAGCATTAATAAGTACAACAGTTATATTATTTATTTTACCAGGATTATTATTAGCTGCTGAATCAATTATTAATAAGACAACAAAAAATTGGAGTTATAATACTAAAAGGAAAGGGAGTAATGTAAATGAAAAACAATAA
- a CDS encoding DEAD/DEAH box helicase family protein encodes MGFIIKKKENSNFNNPKEMYKDYKNRTISGLLDYQTEMINIYMDKAYNKEDIALELPTGSGKTLVGLVIGEYRRRKNKEKVVYLCPNNQLVHQVEVQAIENYGIQVDTFTGKFKNYSPKSKSSYKRADKIAITNYSSFLIIVRFLMMLTLRKITLLLIGI; translated from the coding sequence ATGGGCTTTATAATAAAAAAGAAAGAAAATTCAAATTTTAACAATCCAAAAGAGATGTATAAAGATTATAAAAACAGAACAATAAGTGGATTACTAGATTATCAAACTGAAATGATTAATATATATATGGATAAGGCATATAATAAAGAAGACATTGCCTTAGAATTACCTACTGGTAGTGGTAAAACTCTTGTAGGATTAGTAATAGGGGAGTATAGAAGAAGAAAAAATAAAGAGAAGGTTGTATATTTATGTCCAAATAATCAACTAGTACATCAGGTTGAGGTACAAGCTATTGAGAATTATGGAATTCAAGTAGATACTTTTACTGGTAAATTTAAAAATTATAGTCCAAAATCTAAATCTAGTTATAAAAGAGCTGATAAAATTGCTATTACAAACTATAGTAGTTTTTTAATAATAGTACGTTTTTTGATGATGCTCACTCTGCGGAAGATTACATTGCTTCTCATTGGAATATAG
- a CDS encoding TetR/AcrR family transcriptional regulator, with the protein MSKVQKNKIKKESSLISSAFELFSTKGINETSISNIVHKAGVAKGTFYLYFKDKYDILNKIILNKSSNLLIESMNATKSKNFTNYEESVLFFIDYIIEYFNNNKFMLKLIYKNLSWGILKKASNEYEGIHEIYDFFMTLYKDSAINQQDVEKTLFIIIELVGSVCYSSIILNEPDNIDKMKPILFDTIKKII; encoded by the coding sequence ATATCTAAAGTGCAAAAAAATAAAATAAAAAAAGAAAGTTCTCTTATTTCATCGGCTTTTGAACTTTTCAGTACTAAAGGTATTAACGAAACATCTATTAGCAATATAGTTCATAAAGCTGGTGTAGCAAAAGGAACTTTTTATCTTTACTTTAAAGACAAATATGATATTTTAAACAAAATTATACTTAATAAAAGTAGTAATTTATTAATTGAATCTATGAATGCTACTAAATCTAAAAATTTTACTAATTACGAAGAATCTGTTTTGTTTTTTATTGACTATATTATTGAATATTTCAATAATAATAAATTTATGTTGAAATTAATTTATAAAAATTTATCCTGGGGTATTCTAAAAAAAGCCTCTAATGAATATGAGGGAATTCATGAAATATATGACTTTTTTATGACTTTATATAAAGACTCAGCTATAAATCAACAGGATGTAGAAAAAACATTATTTATTATTATTGAACTTGTAGGTTCAGTTTGCTATAGCTCAATAATTTTAAATGAACCAGATAATATTGATAAAATGAAACCAATTTTATTTGATACTATTAAAAAAATAATTTAG
- the glmM gene encoding phosphoglucosamine mutase, with amino-acid sequence MGKLFGTDGVRGVANKDLTVELAYKLGRIGGYLLTKGKEKAKIVVGMDTRISGDMLEAALISGICSVGVDVLSLGVLPTPAIAYLTREYNADAGVMISASHNPVEYNGIKFFNSEGYKLTDEIEDEIESYILNNEDILASPVGENVGRKTIVMDALNDYSNFLKTTIDIDLKGLKIAVDCGNGAAYMIAPLLLEELGAEVHVIHNDPNGVNINVSCGSTKPEEVQKLVKETGADIGLSFDGDADRLIAVDEKGQIVDGDHIMAICGSYLKEKDLLTGNTVVGTVMSNLGLDICFDNKDINLVKTKVGDRYVLEEMSKNNYKLGGEQSGHIIFLDHNTTGDGLLTGIKLSSIVKEKGKTLSELASIMTSLPQVLVNAKVENSKKNSYLEDEIIKVEIQNLEKRFDGEGRVLIRPSGTEPLVRVMIEGKDTSEIETIAKKLADLIEERLN; translated from the coding sequence ATGGGAAAATTATTTGGGACTGATGGAGTAAGAGGAGTAGCAAATAAAGATTTGACTGTAGAACTTGCTTACAAACTTGGTAGAATAGGTGGATATTTACTTACAAAAGGTAAAGAAAAAGCAAAAATAGTAGTAGGAATGGATACTAGAATTTCTGGAGATATGCTAGAGGCAGCTCTTATATCAGGGATTTGTTCTGTAGGTGTAGATGTATTATCTTTAGGAGTATTACCAACACCTGCTATAGCGTATTTAACAAGAGAATATAATGCAGATGCAGGGGTTATGATATCAGCTTCACATAATCCAGTAGAATATAATGGCATTAAGTTTTTTAATTCAGAAGGATATAAATTAACTGATGAGATAGAAGATGAAATAGAAAGTTATATATTAAACAATGAAGATATATTAGCATCTCCTGTAGGAGAAAATGTAGGGAGAAAGACTATTGTTATGGATGCGCTAAATGACTATAGTAATTTCCTAAAAACAACTATAGATATAGATTTAAAAGGTCTTAAAATAGCTGTAGATTGTGGTAATGGAGCTGCTTATATGATAGCACCATTATTACTAGAAGAATTAGGAGCAGAAGTACATGTAATACATAATGATCCTAATGGAGTGAATATAAATGTATCTTGTGGTTCTACTAAACCAGAAGAAGTACAAAAGCTTGTAAAAGAAACAGGGGCAGATATTGGACTTTCTTTTGATGGTGATGCAGATAGATTAATAGCTGTTGATGAAAAGGGACAAATTGTAGATGGAGATCATATAATGGCTATATGTGGATCCTATTTAAAAGAAAAAGATTTGTTAACTGGAAATACAGTTGTAGGTACTGTTATGAGTAATTTAGGATTAGATATTTGTTTTGATAATAAAGATATTAATCTTGTAAAAACAAAAGTTGGAGATAGATATGTATTAGAAGAAATGTCTAAAAACAATTACAAATTAGGTGGAGAACAATCAGGTCATATAATATTCTTAGATCATAATACTACTGGTGATGGACTTTTAACTGGGATTAAACTATCATCAATAGTAAAAGAAAAAGGTAAGACATTATCAGAACTTGCAAGTATAATGACTTCACTTCCACAAGTACTAGTAAATGCTAAAGTAGAGAATTCTAAGAAAAATAGTTATTTAGAAGATGAAATAATAAAAGTTGAAATACAGAATCTTGAAAAAAGATTTGATGGTGAAGGAAGAGTTTTAATAAGACCTTCAGGAACAGAACCGTTAGTTAGAGTTATGATAGAAGGTAAAGATACATCAGAAATAGAAACTATAGCTAAAAAACTAGCTGATTTAATAGAAGAGAGATTAAATTAA
- a CDS encoding S41 family peptidase, whose amino-acid sequence MKRYIFIIIVILLLVSCKNISEEAMSHQEVEEDIEYFLKTLDTHPLVSEKPELARELNEFVYSEIKDSITEKNLYFIVSKALSQINDAHTMIDIYSQDFRAVDFRVKWLEDGLFIISDGQMFSKGDKILKVGNKSINEVLNDFSKVLSVENENRLKFLIEQLLPTKMYLEYLNVINEDGTVTFKIMNIEGEESNIKLRFNTRYNLLDKHYKDIFDNPYYYDIDSENKVGVYYLNQCLYNDEFKKSVGEFFNEVNKLDIRKIAIDVRRNPGGDSRAILEIVKYLEYDQVVNLNQSIKSINKSGISYDGDIYILVSKETFSSGNGLAGVFKYNNLGILVGGATGNSTKAYGNTISFTLPNSKIMYNIATKKILIPVNGSHSNTIKPDINIKVNIDDILSKRDPVIKWLKYE is encoded by the coding sequence ATGAAAAGGTATATATTTATCATAATAGTTATTTTATTATTAGTAAGTTGTAAAAATATAAGTGAAGAAGCTATGTCTCATCAAGAAGTTGAGGAAGATATTGAATATTTTCTAAAGACCTTAGATACACATCCTCTTGTATCTGAAAAACCCGAATTAGCTAGAGAACTTAATGAATTTGTATATTCAGAGATTAAGGATTCAATTACAGAGAAAAATTTATATTTTATAGTTTCTAAAGCACTGTCACAAATCAATGATGCTCATACTATGATTGATATTTATAGCCAAGATTTTAGAGCGGTGGATTTTAGAGTTAAGTGGTTAGAAGATGGGTTGTTTATTATTTCGGATGGCCAAATGTTTAGCAAAGGAGACAAAATATTGAAAGTTGGTAATAAATCAATAAATGAAGTATTAAACGATTTTAGTAAAGTTTTATCTGTTGAAAATGAAAATAGATTAAAGTTTTTAATTGAACAGTTGCTACCAACTAAGATGTATTTAGAATATTTAAATGTTATTAATGAAGATGGAACTGTAACATTTAAAATAATGAACATTGAAGGTGAAGAGAGTAATATAAAGTTGAGATTTAATACAAGATATAATTTACTAGATAAACATTATAAAGATATTTTTGATAATCCTTACTATTATGATATAGATAGTGAAAATAAAGTAGGAGTCTATTATTTAAACCAGTGTTTATATAATGATGAATTTAAGAAATCAGTAGGCGAGTTTTTTAATGAAGTTAACAAACTAGATATTAGAAAAATAGCAATAGATGTAAGACGTAATCCAGGCGGAGATTCTAGAGCTATATTAGAAATAGTTAAATATTTAGAATATGATCAGGTTGTTAATCTTAATCAATCCATAAAATCTATAAATAAATCCGGTATAAGTTATGATGGTGATATTTATATTTTAGTTTCTAAAGAAACATTTAGTTCAGGAAATGGTTTAGCTGGTGTATTTAAATATAATAATTTAGGAATTTTAGTGGGAGGAGCTACGGGTAATAGTACAAAAGCTTATGGAAATACAATATCTTTCACTTTACCCAATTCAAAAATTATGTACAATATAGCAACAAAAAAAATTTTAATACCTGTTAATGGTTCACATAGCAATACTATCAAACCTGATATAAACATTAAAGTAAATATTGATGATATTTTATCTAAAAGAGATCCAGTAATTAAATGGTTAAAGTATGAATGA
- the glmS gene encoding glutamine--fructose-6-phosphate transaminase (isomerizing), translating into MCGIVGYIGNREASDILVEGLSKLEYRGYDSAGVAILNNNNLGLRKYKGRLQILKDNLEKQPVKGNTGIGHTRWATHGEPSDKNSHPHANTSGNIAVVHNGIIENYMEIKEKLKVNGYNCVSETDTEVIAHLIDMYYENDLVEAVQKAVKELEGAYALGVINKENPDKLIAVRKDSPLIIGIGEDENFIASDIPAVLKYTRNIFIMEDGEMAIVRKNDITLMTTFGRPVEKEVYTVNWDVEAAEKGGYDHFMLKEIFEQPKAVKDTLSPRLNKQNDIRLDDITLTKEDLDNINRVYIVACGTAYHAGLLGKNLIQKYVNVPVIAEVGSEFRYNDPFIDNKTLMIIVSQSGETADTLAALRMAKEKGARTLAVTNVVGSTISREADDVFYTWAGPEIAVASTKAYTTQLVSMALISLDMANKKGTISNSMYHDLIDELRDTPAKIDKILDTSDEIKKLAEEIYNKDHIFYIGRGIDHDVAREGSLKLKEISYIHSEAMPAGELKHGTIALIEDGTPVIALATQDKLYDKTVSNIKEVSARGAKVIALSMLKNKEIDQSADRVIYIPNIIDDLAPIVSVVPLQILAYHVATLKGADVDKPRNLAKSVTVE; encoded by the coding sequence ATGTGTGGAATAGTAGGATATATCGGAAATAGAGAAGCATCAGATATATTAGTAGAAGGATTATCTAAACTAGAATATAGAGGATATGATTCTGCAGGTGTAGCAATATTAAACAATAATAACTTAGGACTTAGAAAGTATAAAGGAAGACTTCAAATATTAAAAGATAATTTAGAAAAGCAACCAGTAAAAGGTAATACAGGTATAGGTCATACTAGATGGGCTACTCATGGAGAACCTTCAGATAAGAATAGTCATCCTCATGCAAATACTTCTGGAAATATAGCTGTAGTTCATAATGGTATAATTGAAAATTATATGGAAATAAAAGAAAAATTAAAAGTAAATGGATATAACTGTGTTTCAGAAACTGATACAGAAGTAATTGCACATTTGATTGATATGTACTATGAAAATGATTTAGTTGAAGCAGTTCAAAAAGCAGTAAAAGAATTGGAAGGTGCATATGCTTTAGGAGTAATAAATAAAGAAAATCCAGATAAATTGATTGCTGTAAGAAAAGACAGTCCACTTATAATAGGTATAGGAGAAGATGAAAATTTTATAGCATCAGATATACCAGCAGTATTAAAATATACTAGAAATATATTTATAATGGAAGATGGAGAAATGGCAATAGTAAGAAAAAATGATATAACTCTTATGACTACTTTTGGTAGGCCAGTTGAAAAAGAAGTTTATACAGTGAATTGGGATGTAGAAGCTGCAGAAAAAGGTGGATATGACCATTTTATGCTAAAAGAAATATTTGAGCAACCAAAAGCAGTAAAAGATACATTATCTCCAAGATTAAACAAACAAAATGATATTAGATTAGATGATATAACATTAACAAAAGAAGATTTAGATAATATCAATAGAGTATATATAGTAGCTTGTGGAACAGCATATCATGCTGGATTATTAGGTAAGAATTTAATTCAGAAATATGTAAATGTACCTGTAATAGCAGAAGTAGGGTCAGAATTTAGATATAATGATCCATTTATAGATAATAAGACACTTATGATAATAGTAAGTCAATCAGGAGAAACAGCTGATACTTTAGCAGCACTTAGAATGGCTAAAGAAAAAGGAGCTAGAACACTTGCTGTAACTAATGTAGTTGGAAGTACTATATCAAGAGAAGCAGATGATGTTTTTTATACTTGGGCTGGACCTGAGATTGCAGTGGCTTCAACAAAAGCATATACTACTCAACTAGTATCTATGGCTCTAATATCACTTGATATGGCTAATAAAAAAGGTACTATATCAAATAGTATGTATCATGACTTAATAGATGAATTGAGAGATACACCAGCTAAAATAGATAAAATATTAGATACATCAGATGAAATAAAAAAACTAGCAGAAGAAATATACAACAAAGATCATATATTCTATATAGGTAGAGGAATAGACCATGATGTAGCACGTGAAGGGTCACTGAAGTTAAAAGAAATATCATATATTCATTCTGAAGCAATGCCAGCAGGAGAATTAAAGCATGGAACAATAGCTTTAATAGAAGATGGTACTCCAGTAATAGCATTAGCAACACAAGATAAACTTTATGATAAAACAGTAAGTAATATAAAAGAAGTAAGTGCAAGAGGTGCAAAGGTAATAGCTCTTTCAATGTTGAAAAATAAAGAAATTGATCAATCGGCAGATAGAGTGATTTATATACCTAATATTATTGATGATTTAGCACCAATAGTAAGTGTTGTTCCATTACAAATACTTGCATATCATGTGGCAACACTTAAAGGAGCAGATGTTGACAAACCAAGAAATTTGGCAAAGTCAGTTACTGTAGAATAA